One Candidatus Zixiibacteriota bacterium genomic region harbors:
- a CDS encoding macro domain-containing protein, whose protein sequence is MADQVKVSSEATPAVDRTQGDASDTLKIKKTTLRLVKGDITVQAIESFVYYARPDLALGSGFGTAIAQRGGPAVQEELNGLGPLATGDVVITAAGDMKAEYIIHAVGPRFQEEDLEAKLKLTVQNCLVKAEEKGIRAIAFPPMGAGFYGVPLDLSARITLGVIGDYLMRQTGITDVVVCLFDNREYLPFQKQLAAIAAQRGR, encoded by the coding sequence ATGGCTGATCAAGTCAAAGTGAGTAGTGAAGCGACACCGGCAGTGGATCGCACTCAGGGTGACGCGTCGGATACACTCAAGATCAAGAAGACCACATTGCGCCTGGTGAAAGGGGATATCACCGTCCAGGCGATCGAGTCGTTCGTGTACTATGCCCGGCCTGATCTGGCGCTCGGCTCCGGGTTCGGGACCGCAATCGCCCAGCGCGGCGGCCCGGCTGTGCAGGAGGAACTCAATGGTCTCGGGCCGCTGGCGACGGGCGACGTTGTCATCACCGCCGCCGGTGACATGAAGGCAGAGTACATCATTCATGCGGTGGGTCCCCGGTTTCAAGAGGAGGATCTGGAAGCGAAACTCAAACTGACTGTCCAGAACTGCCTGGTGAAAGCAGAGGAAAAGGGAATTCGGGCGATTGCCTTTCCCCCGATGGGGGCCGGGTTTTACGGCGTGCCGCTCGATCTCAGCGCTCGTATCACCCTGGGCGTGATCGGCGATTATCTGATGCGCCAGACCGGCATCACCGACGTCGTCGTGTGCCTGTTCGACAACCGTGAGTACCTGCCGTTCCAGAAACAACTGGCGGCAATAGCCGCGCAGAGAGGGAGGTAG
- a CDS encoding cupin domain-containing protein — translation MPLIDLQSVKELELTKGIRARVVSTGNVSVAHVILDDGAVLPVHSHHNEQIVDVIEGEMELTVEGIPYRLTAGHPFVLPPMTPHGARAIKRCYVIDIFHPVREDFVRATAHT, via the coding sequence ATGCCACTTATCGATCTTCAGTCCGTCAAAGAGCTTGAACTCACCAAGGGTATTCGCGCGAGGGTGGTGAGTACCGGCAATGTCAGCGTGGCGCATGTCATTTTGGACGATGGCGCGGTGCTGCCGGTGCACTCGCATCACAACGAGCAGATAGTGGATGTGATTGAAGGAGAGATGGAGTTGACAGTCGAGGGTATACCTTATCGACTGACCGCGGGGCATCCGTTCGTGTTGCCGCCGATGACACCGCACGGAGCGCGGGCGATCAAGCGGTGTTACGTGATCGACATCTTTCATCCCGTACGCGAGGATTTTGTCCGCGCGACTGCGCACACATAG
- a CDS encoding response regulator: METTLTTRSHKAEIVIERLGKKLNRQIVGSLLGCVHCGNCIESCHYVLANPGDPTYAPAWKGDQLRRIFKRHYDWTGRMFPWWVHAKSLYTDQDLEDLKDIVFGKCTNCRRCTINCPMGVDLPTFNRMARGLLVSVGVMPEGVAVVSKDQWEIGNQMGVLKEDYVDTLQWLTDEMRMEYGENYPGIPIDKQDANVVYSINPREVKYDPRTISDAAMIFNAAGEDWTMPSEGWDMTNFGLFSGDDDLGGACSRRLFEKVQELGGRTLVISECGHGYRSTRCEGQNWAKMDVDFRMESSIETMLRYIREGRIKVDKTRNDIPVTFHDSCNYARGCGVTEEPRELLQLICSDFREMYPNRAENYCCTGGGGAMSMSEYTPRRLKSAKIKADQLKATGAKIVVTTCHNCVDGLADLIKHYKLDMKVTQLVNLCANALVWKPEVVAVPAEVVPVAAVAASLAGYRILVADDEPDFVTFVSTVLEDHGATVISASDGNRAFELARSEKPDLITLDISMPGKSGIEVFELLRHTPETKQIPVCIITGKPEMRKLIYDRPVPPPEGYLDKPVDDETILFNVRKTLKIEHVA, from the coding sequence ATGGAAACCACGCTGACAACAAGATCACACAAAGCTGAAATCGTTATCGAGCGCCTGGGCAAGAAGCTCAATCGCCAGATTGTCGGTTCGCTGCTGGGCTGTGTTCACTGCGGCAACTGTATCGAGTCTTGTCATTATGTATTGGCGAATCCGGGCGATCCCACCTACGCGCCCGCCTGGAAGGGCGACCAGTTACGGCGCATTTTCAAGCGCCACTACGACTGGACCGGCCGGATGTTCCCCTGGTGGGTGCACGCGAAAAGCCTCTATACCGATCAGGATCTCGAAGACCTCAAAGACATCGTGTTCGGCAAGTGCACGAATTGTCGTCGCTGCACGATCAACTGCCCCATGGGTGTCGACCTGCCCACGTTTAACCGTATGGCGCGCGGCCTGCTGGTTTCGGTCGGCGTGATGCCCGAGGGCGTGGCGGTAGTCAGCAAGGATCAGTGGGAAATCGGCAACCAAATGGGGGTGTTGAAAGAGGACTATGTCGACACCCTGCAATGGTTGACCGACGAGATGCGCATGGAATACGGAGAAAACTACCCGGGTATCCCGATCGACAAGCAGGACGCCAATGTCGTTTACTCGATCAATCCGCGCGAGGTGAAGTACGATCCGAGGACTATCTCCGATGCGGCGATGATTTTCAACGCCGCCGGCGAGGACTGGACTATGCCGTCGGAGGGCTGGGACATGACCAATTTCGGTTTGTTCTCCGGCGACGACGATTTGGGTGGGGCCTGCTCGCGCCGGTTGTTCGAGAAAGTACAGGAGCTGGGCGGCCGGACACTGGTTATCTCAGAATGCGGTCACGGCTACCGCTCCACTCGCTGCGAGGGGCAGAACTGGGCGAAGATGGATGTCGATTTCAGGATGGAGAGCTCTATCGAGACCATGCTTCGCTATATCAGGGAGGGGCGAATCAAAGTCGACAAGACCAGGAACGACATCCCGGTTACCTTTCACGACTCCTGCAACTACGCCCGCGGCTGCGGCGTGACCGAGGAGCCGCGCGAACTGCTGCAGCTCATCTGCTCCGACTTTCGTGAAATGTATCCCAATCGGGCCGAGAATTACTGCTGTACCGGCGGCGGCGGGGCGATGTCGATGTCCGAGTACACGCCCCGACGCTTGAAGTCCGCGAAGATTAAAGCCGATCAGCTTAAGGCAACCGGCGCCAAGATTGTCGTGACTACCTGCCATAACTGTGTCGACGGCTTGGCCGATCTGATCAAACACTACAAGCTGGACATGAAAGTCACACAGTTGGTCAACCTGTGCGCCAACGCCCTAGTGTGGAAACCGGAGGTAGTGGCCGTTCCTGCCGAGGTAGTACCGGTAGCAGCAGTTGCTGCGAGCCTGGCCGGTTATCGCATACTTGTCGCCGATGATGAGCCGGACTTCGTGACGTTTGTATCAACGGTGCTGGAAGATCACGGCGCCACAGTGATTTCCGCCAGCGACGGCAACCGGGCGTTCGAGCTTGCCCGCTCCGAGAAACCGGATCTAATCACGCTCGATATCTCCATGCCCGGTAAATCCGGTATCGAAGTATTCGAGCTGCTGAGACACACTCCGGAGACTAAGCAGATTCCTGTTTGCATTATCACTGGCAAGCCGGAGATGCGGAAATTGATATACGATCGTCCTGTCCCGCCGCCTGAAGGGTACCTCGACAAGCCGGTAGACGATGAGACGATCCTGTTCAACGTGCGCAAGACGCTCAAGATCGAGCACGTGGCATAG
- a CDS encoding helix-turn-helix domain-containing protein, which translates to MDRPDPNKDYLTTTQAARLLAVSPDTVLKWVRAGKVKSYRTLGGHFRIPTGELGVLGTTKSAHLGAVEETTPVMHQYCWEFLAAGGEIKPECRDCITFRSRARRCYELKELPGGLGCLNLMCDTSCTDCEYYKLVHGQGLNVLILTGSSSILKSQEKVEQVEGLRVKFCVSEYDAAVAIQYFRPDYVVVDCAFGKKRTGSICNSLFGDIRIPVARIILSSRSRDIDDYCDREVFGWIRKPFDLEQLRQCIRGVPSMADNQ; encoded by the coding sequence ATGGACCGACCAGACCCTAACAAGGACTACCTGACCACCACTCAGGCGGCACGCCTGCTGGCGGTCTCACCCGATACGGTGCTCAAGTGGGTCCGGGCTGGGAAGGTCAAGTCATACCGCACCCTGGGCGGGCACTTTCGCATCCCGACTGGCGAATTAGGTGTTCTTGGCACCACCAAGTCTGCGCACCTTGGCGCCGTTGAAGAAACTACGCCCGTCATGCATCAGTACTGCTGGGAGTTTCTGGCGGCGGGCGGCGAGATCAAGCCCGAATGCCGTGACTGCATCACCTTTCGATCGCGAGCCCGCCGCTGCTATGAGCTCAAAGAGCTCCCAGGCGGGCTGGGCTGTCTCAACCTGATGTGCGATACGTCCTGCACCGACTGCGAATACTACAAGCTGGTCCACGGCCAGGGGCTGAACGTGCTGATTCTCACCGGATCGAGTTCCATTCTGAAGAGCCAGGAGAAAGTGGAGCAGGTCGAAGGGCTCAGGGTGAAGTTTTGTGTCAGCGAGTACGACGCGGCTGTCGCCATTCAGTACTTCCGGCCCGACTATGTCGTGGTAGATTGCGCGTTCGGCAAGAAACGCACCGGCAGCATCTGCAACAGCTTATTTGGCGACATTCGCATTCCGGTGGCGCGGATAATTCTCTCATCACGCAGTCGCGATATCGACGATTACTGCGATCGCGAAGTTTTCGGCTGGATTCGCAAGCCGTTCGATCTCGAACAGCTCAGGCAGTGCATCCGCGGGGTTCCGTCAATGGCTGATAATCAGTGA